One genomic segment of Anguilla anguilla isolate fAngAng1 chromosome 2, fAngAng1.pri, whole genome shotgun sequence includes these proteins:
- the LOC118219631 gene encoding antigen WC1.1-like: MLNVMRLLSSSVSPALGHWPLRLVGGEGRCSGRLEVFHGDSWRKVCGDSWDAMDVQVVCRQLGCESAGKAHTNATFGTGKDDPWVTEVNCRGTEMHLWDCPHQHSRCPHQNQAGVTCTVPLSESSSTAGTPAMTTQPKSQPVVFKQPVPGSKEAPPSPSIPAVAFLVMGALLFLLLAVLGVLLFQNRALKRALSEWDHAPLHEAVYEEIEYKLARGGTYSAPRWGSGLSEDPPSGYEDVEDGEGHSLSGDLVMKDTPENYDDVIPVDKHRNSVAGELVEGDAPEHYDDVITMQPGPDTFPGDHVTDTEENYDDVLALDWIQVGESVLAETPPAPSGMDYDDVGE; this comes from the exons atgctaaacgtaatgaggcTGCTCAGCTCATCTGTGTCTCCTGCTCTAGGTCACTGGCCCCTCCGGCTGGTGGGGGGTGAAGGCAGGTGTTCTGGGAGGCTGGAGGTGTTCCACGGGGACTCCTGGCGGAAGGTGTGTGGAGACTCCTGGGACGCGATGGACGTCCAGGTAGTGTGCAGACAGCTGGGCTGTGAGTCAGCAGGAAAGGCTCATACTAATGCTACATTTGGGACGGGGAAGGACGACCCCTGGGTGACTGAGGTGAACTGCAGGGGCACTGAGATGCACCTGTGGGACTGCCCACACCAGCACAGCCGCTGCCCACACCAGAACCAGGCTGGggtcacctgcacag ttccTTTATCTGAGTCCAGCTCCACTGCAG gtACTCCTGCAATGACTACACAACCAAAATCACAGCCAG TTGTGTTCAAACAGCCAGTGCCCGGATCAAAGGAGGCTCCGCCCAGCCCGTCTATCCCAGCAGTGGCCTTCCTGGTGATGGGGGCGCTGTTGTTCCTGCTgctggcagtgctgggtgttctGCTGTTCCAGAACAGAGCGCTGAAGAGAG ccctgtctgaATGGGACCACGCCCCTCTGCACGAAGCCGTCTACGAGGAGATCGAGTACAAACTAGCTAGAGGAGGAACCTACAGCGCCCCCCGGTGGG GGAGTGGCCTATCAGAGGATCCGCCCTCTGGGTATGAAGACGTGGAGGACGGCGAGGGACACTCCCTCTCAg GGGACCTGGTGATGAAGGACACACCGGAGAactatgatgatgtcatcccagTGGATAAGCATCGAAACAGTGTGGCAG GGGAGCTGGTGGAGGGAGATGCACCAGAGCactatgatgatgtcatcactatGCAGCCGGGCCCAGACACTTTTCCAG GGGATCATGtgacagacacagaggagaATTATGATGATGTCCTGGCTCTGGACTGGATTCAAGTGG GGGAGAGTGTTCTGGCTGAAACCCCTCCAGCTCCCAGTGGGATGGACTATGATGATGTAGGGGAGTAG